agacagggtacaacgtagacagggtacaacgtagagaggTTACAACGTAGAGAGGTTACAATGTAGAGAGTACAATGTGGAGGGTACAACGTAGAtggtacaatgtagacagggtacaatgtagacagggtacaacgtagagagtacaatgtagacagggtacaatgtagacagggtacaacgtagacagggtacaacgtagagaggTTACAACGTAGAGAGGTTACAATGTAGAGAGTACAACGTggagggtacaacgtagagggtacaatgtagacagggtacaacgtagacagggtacaacgtagagagtacaatgtagacagggtacaatgtagacagggtataacgtagacagggtacaacgtagagaggttacaatgtagacagggtacaacgtagacagggtacaacgtagagaggTTACAACGTAGAGAGGTTACAATGTAGAGAGTACAACGTGGAGGGTACAACGTATagggtacaatgtagacaggatacaatgtagacagggtacaatgtagacaggatacaatgtagacagggtacaatgtagacaggatacaatgtagacagggtacaacgtagacagggtacaacgtagacagggtacaatgtagacagggtacaatgtagacagggtacaacgtagacagggtacaacgtagacagggtacaatgtagacagggtacaatgtagacagggtacaacgtagacagggtacaacgtagagaggTTACAATGTAGAGAGTACAACGTAGAGGGTACAACGTAGAttacaacgtagacagggtacaatgtagacagggtacaacgtagacagggtacaacgtagagaggTTACAATGTAGAGAGTACAACGTagagggtacaacgtagagggtacaatgtagacagAGTTGACAGACACAAAATAACTTTAGGAAAGTACGTTTCAGCGTTAATATTTAGCTCCGCCTTCAGGTGGAGAACTTTGTTCTATCATTGTTCCTCCTTTCTTTGTGTGCTCCGTGTTCGTCACACATCACACCAGAGTTCCTCACCTACCTGATGACCtgacatcatcatcttcatcatgttCATCATGTTTGTCATTCTTCATCAACATCATCTAATGAAGAAACCCGCTGAAAGCTGAGCATTTTGCCTCAACCAGTCTGTGGCATATAGTGGGTGTACTGGGAGTACTGGGGGGAGTTCTGTGGGTACACTGggtgttgtgttttattgccACATCCTGTTTAGTCCCTTCTGGTTTTCCTCACTGTGGAATTTCCTTTGATACCTTCAGTTCTGTAAAATCCCATTATCATGTTTGCCTCCctactgtgtgtatttgtaagaGATGAAGGTCAAGGACGACCCAACAATCTGTGATGTATTATTGACAGGCCAAACAGTGTCCACCCCCCTGGGAGGCCGGCCAGCATGCCGTTCCTGGGGGGGAAGGGTTTTGGAATCCTTTAAAAAGCTTCTCGCCGTCGGCCCTTTGGAGACGTGCAGCGTTCTTCTGAGGTCTCCGTGTTCCTCGGGGCTCTGAAGCTGATCGTGTGGAGCACCATGAACCTGTGGCTCAGCCTTCATCTCCTGCTAGCCGGGCTGCTTCTGAGCGGCTCGGCGCCGATCCCTGAGGAGTGCCAGCCTCTGATCACCCCTCTGTCGCTGGAGGACCCCGCCATGGTGAGAACTATTCAGGAAACTCCTCTCAGCCTGCGTCTCCAGCGTTAGCATGACATCGGAGTCAGAGATGAGTGGACTCTTTTCTTGAAGATGTGTGTTTAAAGAAGGAAAAGATAAACCACATGTATTAATCTCTCAGTGGATGGAACGTTCTTTTAAGGATTGTGCAAATACTTTTAGAACAGTAAGTATTGTTAAAACACTCTTAAATGTCGGATTATTCAAAGTAACTCAACTTAGAGATGAATAGTTGTCGATTAATCAAAGAAATGTCAgattgatgattaaaaaaacaggaaaaagttCCCTACTTGTAAAATCAAACATTATTTGACCAATTTCTCTTTGGGGACCCCCCCCCTAACGAGGGCTGACTGACAAACTCATTTTTCCAttgaatgaaaaatgtgaaatttgAAAGGTTTTGTTGAATATCATGAAGACAACCTGTTCATGATACCAGAGGTCCAACATCTGGTctgagttgtgtttgtgtgcagatgtTCGGCAGGACGAACCTGATCCTGGGTTACACCGACAATGAAAAGTTCACCCACATGCTGAGGATGACCCAGAGCATGTGGATGACCATCAGCCCCTCACCATCCAGCCCGAATACTCAGATCTTGTATCAGCACAACAAGATGTGAGTTCACCCAACATCTAGTTACTGATAGATCACATGTCTCACGTTACATCAGTTGGTTCAACCTCCTTCAAGGTACACGTGTACTTTACATTCTCCACAGAAAtccctttctgaaacaattTTCAGTAAACCGGATTTGAGCGAACAGCCTGTTGTTAGAGCTCCAGCAGAGGGAGATCAGAGGGGAACtcacctcttcctctgtgtctcttcTTAGAAATGGAACCTGTTTGCTGTCAAAGGTCAACCTAACCACTGACGGCAGCACGGGAACCGCTTCATGTAAGTTCCCTCACCAACACAATGATGGAGGTTCTGCGTCTTTGTTCCTAAAAACATCCTCCTGCTTGGATGTGCCTGACAGACAGGTCAAGGATGTGACTTTGTTAGCATCTTGTAGCATTTAGCTCCATCGCAGCCTTAGATGACTTTTATCATAACTGATGTTCAGGATTTTCTTTCTGTCGTCAGACCTCAACATGACCTCGGAGGTCCATATGCTACCTGGGCTCGAAGGCTTTCTTGTCTTCAGCATTCAATACAGCATCGGAAACCTGGACAAGATGAGGAGCATAATGAACATCGTCAGCGACACCGAAGCGGAGGACCTGAAGGTCCATGCTCTGTATCTGATGGGTATGAAGGAACCAGCGTGAGAGAACCTACATGAACACATGATGCATCGCTCACATTAACCGCTTCGTGCTTTGTTTCTAGCAAGAGAAACCACTCTGAAGGACTCCGACCGGGAACATTTCAGGAAGCAGGCGAGCTGCTTCGGCTTCTCCAGAGAACCAGACTTTACCTACGACCCCGTTCACGGTGCTTCACCTTTTGAACCTGTCAGATCAAAGTATGAAGATGTGTGACGACAAACCAAACtcatttctccctctttgtctccgtaGCTTTCTGCGCCGAAGGAGAGGGGCATATGATATTAATATGaactaaataaagaaaagtggCTCAAAACTTCTAATGtgttctgtctgttttttattcCTGGTTTGATGAAAGACAAACTGTGGAGCACAtcccttttggggggggggggggggtgtatcacACACCTGCTTAAAATGTACCTTATTGTAACATTACAAAGACTAAGAACTTTCAGAAGTACATGTAGTGTAATTACTTTCATGTCCAAAGCCTCAATTTAAGCTTTGAATGCATGTTTTCTTATTAGATTTGAACACCTtaaagaaggaaataaataactcCTAATTACGTGTTTCTAATTCGATTGattgaactacttttctttccGGTAAAAGAATCTTCtccccaggacctgactgttaactttggaaaCTCCATCTTAACGctcactctgactgctaggaaccttcCACCAAGcaggcgcaggtactgattcaggctcttgtcatctcctggactattgtaactctctcctggcaggtctccctgctccattccacctctgcagctcatccacaatgcagcagctccactggtctttcACCTTCCTAACTTCTCCCACActgctccactcctcctctcttcactggtcaccagtggctgcctcatccagttcaaagccctggtgctcacgtagcatgctgtgaatggatgaagcTGTACGAAAAAGTGCTTTGGGACAGAGAATGTCACTCTACAGACCGtagagccctctgaggcaaatgtgtGTTTACGGGCTGTACAAAATTGATTGAGTGGTATTGAATGACTGTGAAATCAGACTGTCATTCCAAATCGAGATACTGAAAGAGTtataataaaacacttttcatgttatttcaaatgaacaatTTTTCAGACTGCAGTGCGTACTTTACACCAGCAGCAGGCGGCGGCGGTAGAGAGCCGCTGCGTGACTGGTTCACGCAAACAAGATGCCGCTGTGTCGTCACTTCCTGCAGGTATTTTCCAACATGGAGTCGAGCGGCTTGAAGTTGAGTTTCTGGGAGGACGGACCAAAGCCCGGACAGTTCTACTCATTTCCCGGTACCGGACCGGCCACGTCATGCGggcccatcacacacacactgtaagtGACCACGTCCAAGGGACCGGGGCACCGAACCGTACCGGAGCTGTCCGTTTCGGTTGCTGCTCCGCCGCAGTGCTGCATCATCATGGAGAAGCGATAGCTAGCTATTGCTAAGCTAAGTGTCAGCTCTGCTATTTCATC
This genomic interval from Pungitius pungitius chromosome 17, fPunPun2.1, whole genome shotgun sequence contains the following:
- the LOC119219030 gene encoding uncharacterized protein LOC119219030 — its product is MNLWLSLHLLLAGLLLSGSAPIPEECQPLITPLSLEDPAMMFGRTNLILGYTDNEKFTHMLRMTQSMWMTISPSPSSPNTQILYQHNKINGTCLLSKVNLTTDGSTGTASYLNMTSEVHMLPGLEGFLVFSIQYSIGNLDKMRSIMNIVSDTEAEDLKVHALYLMARETTLKDSDREHFRKQASCFGFSREPDFTYDPVHAFCAEGEGHMILI